The Cylindrospermopsis curvispora GIHE-G1 genome contains a region encoding:
- a CDS encoding condensation domain-containing protein has product MRQFLKEHLPEYMIPLAFVILNAFPLNPNGKIDRRALPVPNLADNPQTVFVAPRNPTEETIAHIIANVLGLEKVGIYDNFFELGGHSLLATSVISRIRESLSLQLPLRSLLEAPTIAELSQVINIHQLEVQQERGSDMTFNTLLPLVPQIRNTYIPLSFAQESIWHSQQLTPDSYAYNSFVTLRLTGSVSATVLESSFNEIIRRHEILRTAFTIVEGQPVQVITPFLTIPLEIIDLQNLPNTERTSEAKRLAALEYEHHFDLGSVPLIKTKLLQLNQKEYWLTINIHHIITDGWSLGLLLEELGILYTAFTNGLSSPLPELPVQYADFTLWQHQHFNEKVIEKQLAYWVEKLTNTSQIADNFSNIPPQVSSSASVYSIVLSASMVRSIEAFSLEQKVTIFVIIITALNILLFNYSGKNDILVMTTVGNRSSVETETMLGCFINDVILHSHFSSEETALTLLEQVQQTLIEAINNKEIASRTVIDTITSKQPLNISASLTMLPPQNWHNRMLDFEFVSIKRDLSLWDEETPLEIYVSSPSVNNPTIEIKVFYSTELFTNDTIEFMFTYYQEILQKIVQNPNRPITQFG; this is encoded by the coding sequence TTGCGTCAGTTTCTCAAAGAACATTTGCCCGAATATATGATTCCCTTGGCATTTGTCATCCTCAACGCCTTTCCCCTGAATCCTAACGGAAAAATAGACCGTCGGGCCCTCCCCGTACCCAATTTAGCAGACAATCCCCAAACAGTCTTTGTAGCTCCCAGAAATCCCACAGAAGAAACCATTGCCCACATTATCGCCAACGTCTTAGGTCTAGAAAAGGTCGGGATTTATGATAACTTTTTTGAATTGGGAGGACATTCTTTATTAGCAACATCTGTAATATCTCGAATTCGAGAAAGTTTGTCTCTCCAACTTCCCTTGCGTTCCCTATTGGAAGCACCCACCATAGCTGAACTTAGTCAAGTAATAAATATTCATCAGCTAGAGGTACAGCAGGAGCGCGGAAGTGATATGACATTTAACACCTTACTACCTCTTGTCCCTCAAATACGAAACACATATATTCCACTCTCCTTTGCACAAGAGTCTATATGGCATTCACAGCAATTAACTCCTGATAGTTACGCTTACAATAGCTTTGTTACTTTACGTTTGACAGGCTCTGTTTCTGCAACTGTGTTGGAGTCCAGCTTCAATGAAATAATTCGTCGTCATGAAATACTACGCACGGCTTTTACTATAGTAGAAGGTCAACCTGTGCAAGTAATTACCCCATTTCTGACCATACCATTGGAGATTATAGACTTACAAAACCTACCTAATACAGAAAGAACATCTGAAGCTAAGAGACTCGCTGCGTTAGAATACGAGCATCATTTTGATCTAGGTTCAGTTCCTCTGATTAAGACAAAGTTATTGCAACTAAATCAAAAGGAATATTGGTTAACAATAAATATACACCATATCATCACAGATGGATGGTCATTAGGGCTTTTGTTGGAGGAGTTAGGAATACTCTATACAGCTTTCACCAATGGTTTATCTTCTCCTCTACCCGAATTACCTGTTCAGTATGCCGATTTTACCCTCTGGCAACATCAGCACTTTAATGAAAAGGTAATAGAAAAGCAGTTGGCCTATTGGGTAGAGAAATTAACCAATACCTCACAAATAGCTGATAATTTTTCTAACATTCCGCCACAGGTGAGTAGCAGTGCATCCGTTTATTCCATAGTTTTATCAGCCAGTATGGTTAGGTCAATTGAAGCCTTCAGTCTTGAGCAAAAAGTTACTATCTTTGTGATTATCATCACTGCTCTGAACATACTTTTGTTTAATTACAGCGGTAAAAACGATATTTTAGTAATGACAACAGTTGGTAATCGTAGTTCAGTGGAAACTGAAACAATGCTCGGTTGCTTCATCAACGATGTAATTTTGCACTCTCATTTCTCATCTGAGGAAACCGCACTTACTCTTCTAGAACAAGTCCAACAAACCCTCATAGAAGCAATCAACAATAAAGAAATTGCCTCTCGAACAGTCATTGACACTATCACCAGTAAACAACCACTGAATATCTCTGCATCCCTAACTATGTTACCCCCACAAAATTGGCATAACCGGATGTTGGATTTTGAATTTGTATCGATTAAGCGTGATCTGAGTTTATGGGATGAAGAAACTCCTTTAGAAATTTATGTTTCTTCACCTTCAGTAAATAATCCCACCATTGAAATTAAAGTTTTTTACAGCACGGAGCTATTTACAAATGATACTATAGAGTTTATGTTTACTTATTACCAAGAAATTCTCCAAAAAATTGTGCAAAATCCAAACAGACCAATTACCCAATTTGGATAA